One Maribacter sp. HTCC2170 genomic window, TTTGAATCCAGCAGCTTTAACATCGGCCATCATATCATCAGCATTATCTAGGGTAACCGATCCCTGATGGGTGCTAATGGGTTTTAAACCAAGTTCTTTCAACAATGCTTTGAATTCTTTAGGTGGAAGGTTATAGAATTTACCATCGTTATACCCTGCAGCTTCAATATATTCATAACCTGCATCAGCTACAGATTGTAATGTTGCCTTTGCATCAGACCCCATATTGCCTCTTACCGTATAGAGTGCCAAACCGCCATATTTATCTTGAGCGCTACCGACTAATACACTCATTAAAAGTACAATAGACAAAAAAAGATTTGTATGTCTTCTTAAAACTGATTTTTTCATATTCATAGTTTAGGAATTATTACGTGATTTAGACCTATAAAGATACAGTGTAAAAACAATCTATCATATCACTTAGATAAAAACATATCTATTTATATTCAACCTTACTGATTTCAATATTAAGTGTTCAACCGCGAAGTTTAGCTATTAAAGCCAAAGTATCTTTTACCTTCTCCTCTAATTGGTTGTAATCCTTATTTTTCAAAATTTCCTTGCTTATGAGCTTTGATCCCATACCAACACAAGTTACTCCCGCATTGAACCATCCTTTCAAATTAGACTCCTCAGTGCTTACTCCTCCTGTAGGCATAATGCTTGTCCAAGGTTGGGGTCCTTTTATTCCTTTAACAAATCCAGGCCCATAAATATCCCCAGGGAATAGTTTAATAATCTCACACCCTAATTCCTCTGCCCTATTTATTTCTGTCAGAGAACCGCAGCCTGGAGACCACAACACTTTTCTTCTGTTGCAGACAATTGCTATATCTTCTCTCAACGATGGTGTAACTACAAAGTTTGCGCCCATCTGCATGAACATAGAGGCTGCTCCGGCATCTGTAATTGAACCCACTCCCATTATCATTCCTGGCAATTCGCTAATTGCAAATTTATTGAGTTCGGCAAATACTTCGAAAGCGAAATCACCACGGGCCGTAAACTCCATTAATCTAGCCCCGCCTTTATAACATGCTTTTAAGACTTCTTTGCCAAGTTCGACATCGGGATGATAGAACAAAGGAATCATGCCTGTTTCTTTCATCACCTGCGCTACTTCAATTCTTGAATATTGAGCCATACGTTTTATTTATTTTATATCTGTTAGTTAAATTTTAACGAGAGCTAGCGTGCAACTCTTCCAGAAGCATCACCACCCATCAATTTTTCTACTTCGTCAACAGTAACTAAATTCGCATCACCTTTTATAGTATGTTTCAAACAAGAAGCTGCAACCGCAAAATCCAAAGCATTTTGATCATCTTCAGGGTATTTTAGTAATCCATATATCAATCCACCCATAAACGAATCACCACCACCTACTCTATCCACAATATCTGTAATTTGATATTGTTGGGTTTCGTACATTTTAGATCTATCGTAAAGTACTCCTGCCCATGTATTGTGTGAAGCAGAAATTGAACCTCTTAAAGTTGTAATTACCTTCTTGGCCCTTGGAAATTTTCTCATCATTTGTTTACATACAGATAAAAAGGCTTCAGCTTTTACATCATGACCATGTTTATGAACATCCAATCCTTCAGGATGAATGTCAAAATGTTTTTCGGCATCTTCTTCATTTCCTAAAATGACATCACAATATGAAGTCAATTCGGTCATAATCGCTTCTCGATTCCCGCCATAGTTCCAAAGTTTTGCTCTATAATTTAAGTCAGTCGAAATTGTTATACCTTTTGAACTAGCTGCTTTGACCGCCTCCAAACAAACATCCGCAGCACCTTGTGAAATTGCGGGTGTGATGCCTGTCCAATGAAACCATTCAACATCTTTGAACACATTATCCCAATCAATCATTCCTGACTTTATTTCAGAAATCGCTGAATGTGCTCTATCATAAACTACTTTACTACCTCTGCTTACGGCCCCCGTTTCTAAAAAATAAATCCCCAAGCGGTCACCACCGTAGACAATTTT contains:
- a CDS encoding bifunctional 4-hydroxy-2-oxoglutarate aldolase/2-dehydro-3-deoxy-phosphogluconate aldolase; translated protein: MAQYSRIEVAQVMKETGMIPLFYHPDVELGKEVLKACYKGGARLMEFTARGDFAFEVFAELNKFAISELPGMIMGVGSITDAGAASMFMQMGANFVVTPSLREDIAIVCNRRKVLWSPGCGSLTEINRAEELGCEIIKLFPGDIYGPGFVKGIKGPQPWTSIMPTGGVSTEESNLKGWFNAGVTCVGMGSKLISKEILKNKDYNQLEEKVKDTLALIAKLRG
- a CDS encoding sugar kinase, translating into MKKVVTFGEIMLRLAPPGFLRFSQTNNFDVIYGGGESNVAVSLANYGVPVDFVTRLPKNDIGQCAMMEMRKRGVGVDKIVYGGDRLGIYFLETGAVSRGSKVVYDRAHSAISEIKSGMIDWDNVFKDVEWFHWTGITPAISQGAADVCLEAVKAASSKGITISTDLNYRAKLWNYGGNREAIMTELTSYCDVILGNEEDAEKHFDIHPEGLDVHKHGHDVKAEAFLSVCKQMMRKFPRAKKVITTLRGSISASHNTWAGVLYDRSKMYETQQYQITDIVDRVGGGDSFMGGLIYGLLKYPEDDQNALDFAVAASCLKHTIKGDANLVTVDEVEKLMGGDASGRVAR